ACCTCCTCCTAAACCTCCTGCCGCTCCTGCACCAGAAAGATTTGAAATATCTATATTCAATTCATTTTTTATAACTTTTGCTAAATCTTCTAGTCCTTTATCAAGCTCTTTTACCATATCCTCAGTGGCACCTTTTTGTCTTGAATATATTTCAGCTGCTCCTTTTGGACCATAAAAAGGATTGTCCACATCACAAGCTATTAAAAATTTACACTCGTTTAATTCTGCTAGTTTTTCTTTTGAATCTATATATTTTACTTTAGATAAAATTTCTCCACCATATCCTAGTTCATTTTTATTTTCATCTAAAAATTTATATCCTAAAGCTTGTAGCATTCCAAGTCCAGCATCATTTGTTGCACTTCCACCTAATCCAATTATAAATTCACGACACCCTTTTAACACTGCATCTTTTATCAGTTCTCCCGTTCCATAAGTAGTAGTTTTCATAGGATTTCTTTTTTCCACTGGTATTAATGGTAATCCTGAAGCTTCAGCCATTTCTATTACAGCAGTTTTTCCGTCTCCCATTATTCCATATTTAGCTTCAATTTTTTCCATTAAAGGATTATTTACTGTAACTTTTATGAATTCACCTTTTGTTCCTTCAACTAAAGAATCCACCGTACCTTCTCCACCATCAGCAATGGGAACTTTTATTACTTCTGCTTCTGGATATACAACTTTTACTCCAGCTTCTATACCTTGTCCAAGTTCATATGAACTTAAACTTCCCTTAAACGAATCTATAGCCACTACTATTTTCATTAACTTCTCCTTCAAACTTTTTTCATAATTAAAATTTGCAATTACATCGTTAAATTTATACTATTTTTTCATTTAATTGTCAATGTCTTACTTTTTTTAAAATTTTGATTTGATTTCTTCAATCATTTTGTTTG
The genomic region above belongs to Candidatus Cetobacterium colombiensis and contains:
- a CDS encoding glycerate kinase family protein, which gives rise to MKIVVAIDSFKGSLSSYELGQGIEAGVKVVYPEAEVIKVPIADGGEGTVDSLVEGTKGEFIKVTVNNPLMEKIEAKYGIMGDGKTAVIEMAEASGLPLIPVEKRNPMKTTTYGTGELIKDAVLKGCREFIIGLGGSATNDAGLGMLQALGYKFLDENKNELGYGGEILSKVKYIDSKEKLAELNECKFLIACDVDNPFYGPKGAAEIYSRQKGATEDMVKELDKGLEDLAKVIKNELNIDISNLSGAGAAGGLGGGLVAFLDAKLAPGIDMVLEKVGLENELKDADFVITGEGRLDHQTAMGKAPVGVAKIAKKFHIPVIALAGGLTDEAVQTHEKGIDSFFSIINYPIALEDAMKKEVAYKFVKANSEEIFRLIKVCERKFKK